The proteins below are encoded in one region of Parvicella tangerina:
- a CDS encoding PorV/PorQ family protein — MVLNKNILVGLLLSGSMLCSLSGQAGNEDRAGSAGSTELNINPWARSAGWGMAGMSSMNGLESMFSNMAGLAYTKGTEIAFCRSNWLGQASGIGLNAFGFAQKLGETGALGISLSSFNYGDIQITTTELPEGGLGTYSPSSMNIALGYAKKFSPTISGGLSVKVISTQMTNVRTQGVALDAGIRYVTGENEQIKFGISLRNVGPPMSFKGDGLAIEMQNLDTELLLTTEQRAASYELPSQLNIGASYDFIFSEKSTLVAALTYTSNSFTRDQWRLGVEYKLKSEKVHFILRGGYVYESDIFSADNRATALTGPAGGLSVDFPVGENGTAIGLDYAVRTSALGFIHTVGAKINIGGGE, encoded by the coding sequence ATGGTTTTAAATAAAAATATACTTGTAGGATTATTGCTTAGCGGTTCAATGCTTTGCAGCCTTAGCGGACAGGCAGGTAATGAAGATAGAGCTGGTTCAGCTGGTTCTACGGAATTAAACATTAACCCTTGGGCAAGAAGTGCTGGTTGGGGAATGGCTGGAATGTCTTCAATGAATGGACTGGAGTCAATGTTCTCTAATATGGCGGGTCTTGCTTATACGAAGGGTACTGAAATTGCCTTTTGTAGAAGCAATTGGTTAGGACAAGCCTCAGGAATTGGACTAAATGCCTTTGGTTTTGCTCAGAAATTAGGAGAAACTGGAGCGTTGGGAATTTCATTGTCAAGTTTTAACTATGGTGATATTCAAATTACTACAACCGAACTTCCAGAAGGTGGTTTGGGAACTTATAGTCCTTCTTCAATGAACATTGCTTTGGGCTATGCCAAGAAATTCTCACCTACTATTTCTGGTGGACTTTCTGTAAAAGTGATTTCTACTCAGATGACTAATGTGAGAACACAAGGAGTGGCATTAGATGCAGGAATTCGATATGTGACTGGTGAGAATGAGCAGATTAAATTTGGAATCTCACTTAGAAATGTAGGGCCTCCAATGAGCTTTAAAGGTGATGGTTTAGCTATCGAGATGCAGAACCTTGATACGGAACTTCTGTTGACAACAGAGCAGCGTGCAGCGAGTTATGAGTTGCCTTCTCAATTGAATATCGGAGCTTCCTATGATTTCATCTTTAGTGAAAAATCAACATTGGTTGCTGCTTTAACTTATACTTCCAACTCTTTTACAAGAGATCAATGGAGATTGGGTGTTGAGTATAAACTAAAGAGTGAAAAAGTTCACTTTATTCTTCGAGGAGGATACGTTTACGAAAGCGATATTTTTTCTGCTGACAATCGAGCAACCGCATTAACTGGTCCTGCTGGTGGTCTGTCGGTTGATTTCCCTGTTGGCGAAAATGGAACGGCTATCGGTTTAGATTACGCAGTAAGAACAAGTGCTCTAGGATTTATTCATACAGTTGGAGCTAAGATTAACATCGGAGGAGGAGAATAA
- the gyrB gene encoding DNA topoisomerase (ATP-hydrolyzing) subunit B: MSEEKEVKKDYSADSIQALEGMEHVRMRPSMYIGDVGVRGLHHLVYEVVDNSIDEALAGYCDHIEVTMLPNDGIRVKDNGRGIPVAIHKKEGVSALEVVMTKIGAGGKFDKDSYKVSGGLHGVGVSCVNALSSKLIATVHRDGKFYEQEYSRGKILAPVEEKGSSDYRGTIVEFYPDDQIFDAREYNYDTLATRMRELAFLNKGITIILTDEREKDEEGNFPTETFKSERGLAEFVEFLDGTRERLIEDVISLETDKTGVPVEVAMVYNVSYSENIHSYVNNINTHEGGTHLTGFRRGLTNTLKKYAEGSGMLDKLKFEISGDDFREGLTAIISVKVAEPQFEGQTKTKLGNREVSAPVSQAVSEALADYLEEHPNDAKRIVEKVILAAQARHAARKAREMVQRKSPMGGVGLPGKLADCASKDPSESEIYLVEGDSAGGTAKQGRDRHFQAIMPLRGKILNVEKAMRHKIFDNEEIKNIYTALGVRVGTEEDANALNMEKLRYHKIIIMCDADVDGSHIQTLIMTFFFRYMRELIENGYLYIATPPLYLVKKGKNAEYAWSDKDRDALIADLKGAGSESSVHVQRYKGLGEMNAEQLWDTTMSPENRTLRQVTIESATEADRIFSMLMGDEVPPRREFIERNAKYANIDV; this comes from the coding sequence ATGAGTGAAGAAAAAGAGGTAAAAAAGGATTATTCAGCGGATAGTATCCAGGCGCTGGAGGGAATGGAGCACGTAAGGATGCGTCCGTCAATGTATATTGGAGATGTAGGTGTTAGAGGATTACACCATTTAGTATATGAGGTTGTGGATAACTCGATTGATGAAGCCCTTGCAGGCTATTGTGATCATATCGAAGTAACGATGTTACCAAACGATGGTATTCGTGTAAAGGATAATGGTAGAGGTATACCAGTTGCCATCCACAAAAAAGAAGGAGTATCTGCACTTGAAGTGGTAATGACCAAAATTGGTGCTGGAGGAAAATTCGATAAGGATTCTTATAAAGTTTCTGGGGGATTACACGGTGTGGGTGTATCCTGTGTGAATGCGCTATCATCAAAGTTGATTGCTACGGTTCACAGAGATGGGAAATTCTATGAGCAAGAGTATTCAAGAGGAAAAATTCTTGCTCCTGTTGAAGAAAAAGGATCATCAGACTACAGAGGGACGATTGTTGAGTTTTATCCAGATGATCAAATCTTTGACGCAAGGGAGTATAACTACGATACGCTTGCAACGAGAATGAGAGAGCTGGCTTTCTTAAACAAGGGAATTACGATTATACTCACGGATGAGCGAGAAAAGGACGAAGAAGGGAACTTCCCTACGGAAACGTTCAAGTCTGAGCGTGGTTTAGCGGAGTTCGTTGAGTTTCTGGATGGAACCAGAGAGCGTTTAATTGAAGATGTAATAAGTCTGGAAACGGATAAGACAGGAGTTCCTGTTGAAGTGGCGATGGTGTATAATGTTTCTTACTCTGAAAATATTCATAGTTATGTAAACAACATCAACACACATGAAGGAGGAACGCATCTGACTGGTTTTAGAAGAGGACTAACCAATACGCTGAAGAAATATGCTGAAGGTTCTGGCATGCTGGATAAATTAAAGTTTGAGATCAGTGGTGATGATTTTAGAGAAGGATTAACAGCAATTATTTCCGTGAAGGTTGCTGAGCCTCAGTTTGAGGGTCAAACTAAAACGAAATTAGGAAATAGAGAGGTTTCCGCTCCTGTGTCTCAGGCAGTGAGTGAAGCATTAGCGGATTATTTGGAGGAACATCCAAACGATGCAAAAAGAATTGTTGAGAAAGTGATTCTAGCTGCTCAAGCAAGACATGCTGCTCGTAAGGCTAGAGAAATGGTTCAGCGAAAATCACCCATGGGAGGCGTTGGACTTCCTGGTAAACTAGCTGACTGCGCTTCTAAAGACCCTTCTGAAAGTGAAATTTATCTGGTAGAGGGTGATTCTGCAGGTGGAACGGCTAAGCAAGGTAGGGATAGACATTTTCAGGCTATCATGCCTTTAAGAGGTAAGATCCTTAACGTGGAAAAAGCAATGCGTCACAAGATCTTCGATAATGAGGAGATCAAGAATATTTACACTGCCCTTGGGGTAAGAGTGGGAACAGAGGAGGATGCGAATGCATTGAATATGGAAAAATTGAGATATCATAAGATCATCATCATGTGTGATGCCGATGTGGATGGTAGCCATATTCAAACATTGATTATGACATTCTTCTTTAGGTATATGAGAGAGTTAATAGAAAATGGTTATTTATACATTGCAACTCCTCCGTTGTATTTGGTTAAGAAGGGGAAAAATGCAGAGTATGCATGGTCTGATAAAGATAGAGATGCTTTGATCGCGGATTTGAAAGGTGCGGGGTCAGAATCTTCTGTTCACGTGCAGCGCTACAAAGGTCTTGGAGAAATGAATGCTGAACAGCTTTGGGATACGACTATGAGTCCTGAAAACCGAACGCTTCGTCAAGTGACCATCGAAAGTGCTACTGAAGCGGATAGAATATTCTCTATGCTAATGGGAGATGAAGTTCCTCCTCGTAGAGAGTTCATCGAAAGAAACGCGAAGTACGCAAATATTGATGTTTAA
- a CDS encoding bestrophin family protein, protein MIKYNPKLWITHIFHVAKSDTLRILWKEMLIMGILTTGITYVEINFFDHIQFLTEITGVYSLVGFVLSLLLVFRTNTAYDRWWEGRKKWGEMVNNTRNLAAKVDSKIVNDQSRKKFSRWIVNYPFVLKEHLRDGVKREELLGTAEEVDQIVEASHPPTKLTSMMYKEFKTLKANGELTEEEYRIFDTNINALLDITGACERIKNTPIPYSYSLFLKKFIFIYVTTLPLAFVPTFGYGTALIAIFIFYVLVSMEVLAEEIEDPFGQDDNDLPTDDLCHKIKANVEDLLRN, encoded by the coding sequence ATGATCAAATACAATCCCAAACTTTGGATCACCCATATTTTTCATGTAGCAAAGAGTGATACATTACGGATTCTTTGGAAGGAAATGCTCATCATGGGAATCTTGACTACAGGGATTACTTATGTAGAGATCAACTTTTTTGACCATATCCAATTTTTAACTGAGATTACGGGTGTGTATTCGTTAGTTGGATTTGTATTATCACTTTTGTTGGTGTTCAGAACAAATACGGCCTATGACCGCTGGTGGGAGGGAAGAAAGAAATGGGGAGAGATGGTGAATAATACAAGAAACCTGGCAGCCAAGGTGGATAGTAAGATTGTCAATGACCAATCACGAAAAAAGTTCAGTAGGTGGATTGTCAATTATCCGTTTGTCTTGAAAGAACATTTGAGAGACGGGGTAAAACGCGAGGAGTTGTTAGGAACTGCTGAAGAGGTAGACCAGATTGTCGAGGCTTCGCATCCACCAACTAAACTGACATCAATGATGTATAAAGAGTTTAAGACCTTAAAGGCAAATGGAGAGTTAACCGAAGAGGAGTATCGTATTTTTGATACGAATATCAATGCATTGCTGGATATTACTGGTGCTTGCGAACGAATTAAAAACACACCGATTCCGTATTCATATAGTTTGTTTTTAAAGAAATTTATCTTCATTTACGTGACAACTCTTCCGCTAGCATTTGTACCTACATTTGGTTATGGAACAGCACTTATTGCCATTTTTATTTTCTATGTATTAGTGAGTATGGAAGTGTTGGCTGAGGAAATCGAAGATCCCTTCGGACAAGATGACAACGACCTTCCTACTGACGACTTGTGCCATAAGATCAAAGCGAATGTAGAGGATTTGTTGAGGAATTAG
- a CDS encoding sensor histidine kinase — MISTPRQFAIFISLILAIIATAFVGLGSWLAFDDFDLILTVITFIVAGTISYFVVFYLLEKLVTNKIRILYRTIHSFKINKGDFPINMDDDVLEKTEKEVFSWVKTKREEIERLKEQEAFRREFIGNLAHELRTPIFSIQGYILTLLEGGIEDESINVKFLERASKGVDRMTNILEDLDTITKIESERVKINKKNIDIKDLAEEILESFEMKAEEKGIRLMLESQDMETVMVNCDRDKIGQVLTNLINNALNYGNEGGYVKVRFFDFEDHYLVEVADNGIGIEEKHLPRLFERFYRVDKSRSRHDGGTGLGLAIVKHIVEAHGQMINVRSTPGEGATFSFTLQKAIKE, encoded by the coding sequence ATGATCAGTACGCCTAGACAATTTGCCATTTTCATAAGTTTGATCCTTGCGATCATTGCCACTGCTTTTGTGGGATTGGGATCTTGGCTTGCTTTTGATGACTTTGATCTTATTCTGACCGTGATCACATTTATTGTTGCTGGGACAATCAGCTACTTCGTTGTTTTCTACCTACTCGAAAAACTGGTCACGAATAAAATACGTATTCTATATCGTACCATTCACTCGTTTAAGATCAACAAAGGAGATTTCCCTATAAACATGGATGATGATGTTTTAGAGAAGACGGAAAAAGAAGTTTTTTCCTGGGTAAAAACTAAGCGCGAAGAGATTGAACGCCTAAAAGAACAGGAGGCTTTTAGAAGAGAATTTATTGGGAATCTTGCTCATGAATTAAGAACTCCCATTTTTAGTATTCAGGGATATATTCTAACCTTACTTGAAGGTGGAATTGAAGACGAAAGTATCAACGTAAAATTTTTGGAACGTGCTTCAAAGGGAGTAGATAGAATGACCAATATTCTAGAAGATTTAGATACCATTACAAAAATTGAATCGGAGCGCGTTAAGATCAATAAAAAGAATATTGATATTAAAGACCTTGCAGAAGAGATTCTTGAGAGTTTTGAAATGAAAGCTGAAGAGAAAGGCATTCGATTAATGCTGGAATCTCAAGACATGGAAACCGTGATGGTTAACTGTGACCGGGATAAAATTGGGCAAGTCTTAACCAACTTGATCAACAATGCCCTGAATTATGGAAATGAGGGGGGTTATGTTAAGGTCCGCTTCTTCGATTTTGAAGATCATTACCTCGTGGAAGTTGCGGACAATGGAATTGGCATCGAAGAAAAACATTTACCACGTCTGTTCGAACGATTTTATCGTGTTGACAAAAGTAGATCAAGACATGATGGTGGAACAGGATTGGGACTAGCCATAGTAAAACACATTGTGGAAGCTCACGGTCAAATGATCAATGTAAGAAGTACACCAGGAGAAGGTGCTACATTTTCCTTTACGCTCCAAAAAGCGATCAAAGAATAA
- a CDS encoding acyl-CoA thioesterase, producing MEIKLPVRGYHLDGYNHVNNARYLEFLEEARWQYYDNLSREALQNADWAFVIVNINIDYKYPATLGDSLRIHTEVDRVGSTSMTFQQTVYLNDTDTIVCSAKVTFVILDKKTGRPRPIEGELEKILKKEMSI from the coding sequence ATGGAAATAAAATTACCAGTTAGAGGATACCATTTAGATGGGTACAATCATGTGAACAATGCACGATATCTTGAGTTTTTAGAAGAAGCCAGATGGCAGTATTACGATAACTTAAGTAGGGAGGCCCTACAGAATGCGGATTGGGCATTTGTGATCGTTAACATTAACATCGACTATAAATACCCTGCCACCTTAGGTGACTCACTCCGAATTCATACGGAAGTTGATAGGGTAGGGAGCACGAGCATGACCTTCCAGCAGACAGTGTATCTCAATGATACAGATACTATTGTGTGTAGTGCTAAAGTTACTTTCGTAATACTGGATAAAAAAACGGGTAGGCCTAGACCTATTGAAGGAGAATTGGAGAAAATCCTGAAAAAAGAAATGTCGATTTGA
- a CDS encoding cell division ATP-binding protein FtsE, producing MSVVAFHNVTISQGGNEVLRMFDFSVEPGEFVYLIGKTGSGKSSLLKTLYGELKPSGGDANFLEYNLTKLRKRKILQLRRKIGIVFQDFQLLTDRNVYSNLEFVLKATGWKKKSDIKHRINEVLLQVDLPDASNKMPHQLSGGEQQRVAIARALLNDPEVIVADEPTGNLDPQTTDAIMALLFEIGQRGKTVIMATHDYEMIKKFPSRTLKCIGGKLEEVNLTAEDAFS from the coding sequence ATGTCAGTAGTAGCCTTTCATAACGTAACAATTTCTCAGGGAGGAAATGAAGTATTAAGAATGTTTGACTTCTCGGTTGAACCGGGGGAGTTTGTCTATCTCATCGGAAAAACGGGTAGTGGAAAGAGTAGTCTCTTAAAAACGTTATATGGAGAGCTCAAGCCTTCAGGAGGAGATGCTAACTTTCTGGAATATAATCTTACCAAATTGAGAAAGAGAAAAATTCTCCAGTTGCGAAGAAAAATTGGCATCGTTTTTCAGGATTTTCAATTGCTAACTGATCGAAACGTTTATTCCAACCTTGAATTTGTCTTAAAAGCTACCGGGTGGAAAAAGAAATCAGACATTAAGCATCGAATTAACGAGGTCTTACTTCAAGTGGACCTACCTGATGCTTCTAACAAAATGCCTCACCAGTTATCTGGTGGTGAACAGCAGCGAGTTGCCATAGCAAGAGCTTTGCTTAATGATCCTGAAGTAATTGTAGCTGATGAACCGACAGGAAACCTTGACCCACAAACTACTGATGCCATTATGGCTTTACTATTTGAGATTGGCCAACGAGGTAAAACAGTAATCATGGCAACACATGATTATGAAATGATCAAGAAGTTTCCGAGCAGAACTTTAAAATGTATTGGAGGGAAACTTGAGGAGGTGAATTTGACTGCTGAAGATGCTTTTAGCTAA
- a CDS encoding uroporphyrinogen decarboxylase — MEEVSFLGVYLTEWVGYAASLMVAMSFVMKDIFKLRIVNIVGCALFVAYGLLMPSLRVGLPIIITNAAIIGVNVYYLTRTSKKEVSTD, encoded by the coding sequence ATGGAAGAAGTGTCGTTTTTAGGCGTTTACCTCACAGAGTGGGTGGGCTACGCTGCTAGCTTAATGGTGGCAATGTCATTTGTCATGAAAGACATTTTCAAGTTACGTATCGTCAACATTGTTGGGTGTGCGCTATTTGTGGCATACGGTTTATTGATGCCTTCACTGCGTGTTGGATTGCCAATTATCATCACCAATGCAGCCATCATTGGAGTTAACGTATACTACCTTACCCGAACATCAAAAAAAGAGGTTTCAACGGATTAG
- a CDS encoding HIT family protein, which produces MASIFTKIVNGEIPCYKIAENEKFLAFLDINPLQAGHTLVIPKQEVDVFFDLSDDVLSEIMVFSKPIAQAIKNYTNCNRVGVSVIGLEVPHAHVHLIPINGMNDMNFANSKRCFSAEQFETIAEEIRKRID; this is translated from the coding sequence ATGGCAAGTATCTTTACTAAAATAGTTAATGGGGAAATACCCTGCTACAAAATAGCCGAGAATGAGAAGTTTCTGGCATTCTTAGACATTAATCCTCTTCAAGCTGGACATACCCTTGTGATTCCGAAGCAAGAGGTGGATGTTTTCTTTGATCTATCTGATGATGTATTGTCTGAGATCATGGTCTTTTCGAAGCCTATCGCTCAGGCCATCAAGAACTATACAAATTGTAATAGAGTTGGCGTTTCAGTAATCGGTTTAGAAGTTCCTCATGCTCATGTCCATTTAATTCCTATCAATGGAATGAATGATATGAATTTTGCAAACAGCAAAAGGTGTTTTTCTGCAGAGCAATTTGAAACGATAGCAGAAGAGATAAGAAAAAGAATAGACTAA
- a CDS encoding tetratricopeptide repeat protein — MLYIERKYIFIQLVVLLMTISSVSMAQQSTIYTEEYTDYRTAQDLFDKEHFSAAQEKFFMVIEEIDNLQDEIRINSEYYAAICALELFHKDAEHLLNQFLFNHPDHPKGKKINFQLGRYYYRTKKLNDAIDYFEKVDQFDLSEDERIELQFKLGYSYFYKKKYEEAKPLFHQVIQTENEYYVPAQYYYSHLAYMDENYQTALEGFLKIADDPMFASVVPYYVTQIYYKQEKYEELLAYAPKYIEEISNKRKAEFMKLIGDAHYYLKQYEEAIPYLLEFRKGSSPVREDYYQLGYAYYASQQYENATKFLAKAVSKKDALSQVAYHHMGDAYLRMEQKPKARNAFKAASELDFDPEIRKNALYNYAKLAYELSNNPYNEAIDAFQQFIEDYPDDEEVNEAYEFLLKVYMTTKNYEQALKSLEKIKKMDDRMKMAYQSISYNLAVEEFHNKKYSAAITNFKKAQKYPVNKELTSESFYWIAEAYYNLKKYDLAASNYVEFKLEPGAALSPEFHNADYGIAYAYFMKSSPFEVIDNWENNDAVQSEHNELINQAVTAFRNFIILKDRVEPSKLQDAYMRLADCYYLLRNDEQAITYYNTAINNGSGDLSYAYFQKAESQGNLQNNSGRAATLETMLSKYPNSPYVLMGMLELADAYKILNQNQKAITAYKSFVSKYPKNANVARALSDIGFLYLRIQDYNNAETYALKVLDNYPHNKLEVEKSLETMKGVYEGRNDLPGYYDWLASRGYQVQPSEKDSTLWEPVQYAYDNGDCSELIKQGQIYIQQVPNGKEVINAHYYLASCYYESDRDKALFHYGEVINQGITSHYEEALQYAGYIAFDKKDYPLAISYYTKLEAAAINEENIRTSKIALMHAYKHEKDLSKTIEYANKVLNLTGLEENLEIEAMLNKGLAQKELTYYTEAKQTLKDCASQTKTIMGAEAKYNYCEILFLEEDHENCETNIMELVQQKPSYDYWVAKGIILLGRNYMALEDYFNAKHSLQSVVDHYEGKDQAEIVNTAQQLIDEIIEIESNQGEKKSMNEEEEDINFQNNLNEKEKSLFDND; from the coding sequence ATGTTGTATATAGAAAGGAAGTATATTTTTATTCAGTTAGTTGTTTTGTTGATGACCATTTCTTCAGTGAGCATGGCTCAGCAATCTACAATCTATACAGAGGAGTATACCGATTACAGGACGGCTCAAGACCTGTTTGATAAAGAGCATTTCAGTGCTGCTCAGGAAAAGTTCTTCATGGTTATTGAAGAAATTGATAATCTGCAGGATGAAATTCGGATTAACAGCGAATATTATGCTGCTATTTGTGCCCTGGAGCTGTTTCATAAAGACGCTGAGCATCTCCTAAACCAGTTTTTATTCAATCATCCTGATCATCCAAAAGGGAAAAAGATCAATTTCCAGTTAGGTCGATATTATTACCGAACTAAAAAACTAAATGATGCCATTGATTATTTCGAGAAAGTGGATCAATTTGACCTTTCTGAAGATGAGCGAATTGAGTTACAATTCAAATTGGGGTATAGCTATTTCTACAAAAAGAAATATGAAGAAGCTAAGCCTTTATTTCATCAAGTTATTCAAACAGAAAATGAATATTATGTCCCAGCCCAGTACTATTACAGTCACCTTGCATACATGGATGAAAATTATCAAACGGCACTGGAAGGTTTCTTAAAGATTGCCGATGATCCGATGTTTGCGAGTGTGGTCCCTTATTACGTTACTCAGATTTATTACAAACAAGAAAAGTATGAAGAATTGCTTGCGTACGCACCGAAGTATATAGAGGAGATTTCGAACAAGAGGAAAGCTGAATTCATGAAGCTTATTGGTGATGCACACTATTATCTCAAACAATATGAAGAGGCCATTCCTTATTTATTGGAGTTTAGGAAAGGTAGCAGTCCTGTACGTGAAGATTATTATCAACTAGGATATGCTTATTATGCCTCGCAGCAATACGAAAATGCAACCAAGTTTCTGGCTAAAGCAGTTTCTAAAAAAGATGCATTGTCTCAGGTAGCTTATCACCACATGGGAGACGCTTACTTAAGAATGGAACAAAAACCAAAAGCGAGAAATGCCTTTAAAGCCGCAAGTGAGTTAGATTTCGATCCAGAGATTCGAAAAAATGCGTTGTACAATTATGCAAAGTTGGCCTATGAACTGTCTAATAATCCATACAATGAAGCGATAGATGCTTTTCAGCAATTCATTGAAGACTACCCCGATGATGAAGAGGTCAACGAGGCGTATGAATTCCTACTGAAGGTTTATATGACGACTAAAAATTATGAGCAAGCATTGAAATCGCTTGAGAAGATCAAGAAAATGGATGACCGAATGAAGATGGCCTACCAATCCATTTCATATAACTTGGCCGTAGAGGAATTCCACAATAAAAAATACTCAGCCGCCATTACTAACTTCAAGAAAGCACAGAAGTATCCGGTAAACAAAGAATTGACATCAGAAAGTTTTTATTGGATTGCCGAAGCATATTACAACCTGAAAAAGTACGACCTGGCAGCTTCTAATTATGTAGAGTTTAAACTAGAGCCTGGAGCTGCATTGTCTCCAGAGTTTCACAATGCCGATTATGGTATAGCTTATGCCTACTTTATGAAGTCCTCTCCTTTTGAGGTGATTGATAATTGGGAGAATAATGATGCAGTGCAGAGTGAACACAATGAGCTGATCAATCAGGCAGTAACGGCTTTTAGGAATTTTATAATTCTTAAGGATCGTGTGGAGCCATCAAAACTGCAGGATGCCTATATGAGATTGGCGGATTGCTACTATCTATTAAGAAACGATGAGCAGGCTATAACTTATTACAACACAGCAATCAATAATGGTTCTGGGGATCTTTCTTATGCTTACTTTCAGAAGGCGGAGTCTCAAGGAAACCTCCAAAACAACAGCGGTAGAGCAGCAACGCTTGAAACAATGCTCAGTAAGTATCCAAACTCGCCCTACGTGTTGATGGGCATGTTAGAATTAGCAGATGCCTATAAGATCTTGAATCAAAATCAGAAAGCAATCACGGCTTATAAAAGTTTTGTGAGTAAATATCCGAAGAATGCTAATGTAGCTAGAGCGCTGTCTGATATCGGTTTTCTTTATCTCAGAATCCAAGACTATAACAATGCTGAAACTTACGCCCTTAAAGTGTTGGACAATTACCCGCATAATAAGCTGGAAGTTGAAAAATCTTTGGAAACGATGAAAGGTGTTTACGAAGGACGAAATGACCTACCAGGATACTATGATTGGTTAGCTTCCAGAGGTTATCAGGTGCAGCCATCAGAGAAAGACTCCACCCTTTGGGAACCTGTTCAATACGCATACGATAACGGTGACTGTAGTGAGTTGATTAAACAAGGGCAAATCTATATTCAACAAGTGCCTAATGGTAAAGAGGTTATTAATGCACACTACTATTTAGCATCTTGCTATTACGAGAGTGATAGAGATAAGGCGCTATTCCACTATGGAGAAGTGATTAATCAGGGAATTACTTCACATTATGAAGAAGCCCTACAGTATGCAGGTTACATAGCTTTTGATAAAAAAGACTACCCACTTGCCATTTCGTACTATACCAAATTAGAGGCTGCAGCAATCAATGAAGAAAATATCAGAACATCAAAAATTGCCTTAATGCATGCATACAAGCATGAAAAGGATCTTAGTAAAACCATTGAGTATGCCAACAAAGTTCTCAACCTTACGGGATTGGAAGAGAATTTGGAGATTGAAGCAATGCTAAACAAAGGACTAGCTCAAAAGGAATTGACTTACTACACGGAAGCGAAGCAAACATTGAAAGATTGTGCATCACAAACCAAGACGATCATGGGAGCGGAAGCGAAATATAATTATTGTGAGATTTTGTTCCTGGAAGAAGATCATGAGAACTGTGAAACGAATATCATGGAGCTCGTTCAGCAGAAACCATCTTATGATTATTGGGTAGCGAAAGGAATAATCTTGTTAGGAAGAAACTACATGGCTTTGGAAGATTATTTCAATGCGAAACATTCGCTTCAGAGTGTTGTAGATCACTATGAAGGAAAAGATCAGGCTGAGATCGTTAATACCGCTCAACAGTTGATTGATGAAATTATCGAAATAGAAAGTAATCAGGGAGAAAAGAAATCGATGAATGAAGAGGAAGAGGATATCAATTTCCAGAATAACCTGAACGAAAAAGAGAAATCATTATTTGATAACGATTAA
- the greA gene encoding transcription elongation factor GreA, whose translation MSKVNYFTEEGLKKLKDEVKHLESVERPKISQQIAEARDKGDLSENAEYDAAKEAQGMLEAKIAKLKEQLANARIIDDSNMDTSKALILSTVKIKNVKNGAVMEYTLVAESEADLKLKKISVDSPIGKGLLGKSVGDVAPIQTPAGVMEFEVLEITR comes from the coding sequence ATGTCAAAAGTTAACTACTTTACAGAGGAAGGGCTAAAGAAACTAAAAGATGAAGTTAAGCACCTGGAGTCGGTTGAACGTCCGAAAATTTCACAGCAAATTGCTGAAGCAAGAGATAAAGGGGATTTGTCGGAAAATGCCGAATATGATGCCGCTAAGGAGGCTCAGGGAATGCTGGAAGCTAAAATTGCAAAGCTTAAAGAGCAGTTAGCAAATGCCAGGATAATTGATGATTCGAATATGGATACATCAAAGGCGTTGATCTTAAGTACAGTTAAGATCAAGAACGTTAAAAATGGTGCAGTAATGGAGTATACCCTGGTGGCCGAAAGTGAAGCCGATCTTAAGCTGAAGAAAATTTCTGTTGATTCACCAATTGGTAAGGGATTACTGGGTAAATCAGTTGGTGATGTTGCTCCAATTCAAACACCAGCTGGTGTTATGGAGTTTGAGGTCTTAGAGATTACAAGATAA